A window of Akkermansiaceae bacterium contains these coding sequences:
- a CDS encoding TolC family protein: MTNKPLFNVVCCIAASTLFSAAAPAPIITYRTLPDRIRKSNPDLAAARYLINEAVGRMHQAGRLANPELSVGTAHDASFQERALTIGFSQKFPMTNRLRLEKTIGKIKVKTATAEVANMERKLVAQSRQALIEFLALAQRRRLLKDQIKVSSEFSAALKTLAAKGEVSIIDAGQARLLNLQVTTELRELDAEEKALYGIIKPLLGMKLTEPLIIGGDIETMRATTLPIDLNRRGDIRAAKYSINSAIREVELEKARRYDDIAISGSASIERSEDAPNGFENETIAGIGITIPLPLWNKNEGNIESAKARVSRKKLELTALEQAIRHKSKASNEEMRVWSKLVKEIDGTLIPEAAKQLKLAEKAYLEGLSDIQTVLRSREQKLKLQSSRITALKNFHKARAAYESSLGL; the protein is encoded by the coding sequence ATGACCAATAAACCACTCTTTAATGTCGTGTGTTGCATAGCAGCCTCGACCCTCTTCAGCGCCGCAGCTCCTGCGCCCATCATCACTTACCGAACCCTTCCTGACCGGATCAGGAAATCTAATCCTGATCTCGCAGCAGCCCGTTATTTGATAAACGAAGCAGTTGGACGGATGCACCAAGCCGGGAGACTCGCAAATCCCGAACTTAGTGTAGGAACGGCGCACGATGCAAGTTTTCAGGAACGCGCGCTCACAATCGGCTTCTCGCAGAAATTCCCTATGACTAACCGGCTTCGGCTGGAGAAAACTATCGGGAAAATTAAGGTTAAAACTGCCACAGCCGAGGTCGCTAACATGGAGCGTAAGCTCGTCGCCCAATCTAGGCAGGCTCTGATAGAATTTCTGGCTCTTGCCCAACGTCGTCGCCTTCTTAAAGATCAAATTAAAGTATCTTCTGAGTTCAGTGCCGCTTTAAAAACCCTTGCTGCAAAAGGCGAAGTTTCCATCATCGATGCTGGGCAGGCGCGCCTCCTGAATTTGCAAGTTACGACGGAACTTCGCGAATTAGATGCCGAAGAAAAAGCTCTCTATGGGATTATCAAACCATTGCTCGGCATGAAACTCACTGAACCTCTTATCATCGGAGGGGACATAGAAACAATGAGAGCTACGACTCTACCTATCGATCTTAATCGAAGGGGCGACATAAGAGCGGCGAAGTATTCTATTAACAGTGCGATCCGAGAAGTAGAATTAGAAAAAGCACGCCGCTACGATGACATCGCCATCTCGGGTTCTGCTTCTATCGAACGATCCGAAGACGCTCCCAATGGATTTGAAAACGAAACAATCGCCGGCATCGGCATTACTATTCCTCTTCCGTTATGGAACAAAAACGAAGGGAATATCGAATCGGCGAAGGCTCGAGTAAGTCGAAAAAAACTCGAACTCACCGCATTAGAACAGGCGATTCGTCACAAAAGTAAAGCGAGCAACGAGGAAATGAGAGTGTGGTCCAAGCTCGTTAAAGAGATCGACGGAACTCTAATTCCCGAAGCCGCCAAGCAGCTCAAACTTGCAGAAAAAGCATACCTCGAAGGCTTGAGCGACATTCAAACTGTTCTTCGCAGCCGTGAGCAAAAGCTGAAATTACAATCTTCCCGCATCACTGCGCTAAAGAATTTCCACAAAGCACGGGCCGCATATGAATCATCTCTCGGCCTATAA